In Bos indicus isolate NIAB-ARS_2022 breed Sahiwal x Tharparkar chromosome 25, NIAB-ARS_B.indTharparkar_mat_pri_1.0, whole genome shotgun sequence, the DNA window ctccttcctccctgcagtGCCCAGTCACTGCCGATGCCCATGCCCCGCCTTGGGTTGTTTCCCTTTGTCAGCATCTTGCCACCCTTGTATCTTGGCTGTCTCATACCCAACTGGTCAGGAGCAATCTTTTGCCTCTTCTTGGTAAGCTGTCTTAGGTAGGTTTCCCCTGAAATCTGAACCCCTCCAGGAGGTTTCTCTGGGTTTATCAGCAGCTCTGTGCCCTCTCCTTGTCCCCACACTTGGCCAGGACTCAGGTCTTCTGAGATTTCTTCCCCCTTGTCTAGCCCAGCCTATGGCTCCTGCCGTAGGTGGGGTGGGTCTCACATTCCAATTGGCCTCAGCCCTGGCCTGTTCACGTGGACCCTGGGTCTCCTCCTTGATCTAAATATTTCTTCCTATCACATGTTATGCTTTGTTCCAGTCTCATAATGTGTTGCAATATCAATTGCCACATTTTTACCCTTTTGACTAGTTGGATTTTCTTTGTAGCCCTCCTATTGGTCAgactgggcttttttttttgcactggggaggtgggtgggggtgtgtggtATCACATAGACTAAAAAAGCTACCTCTTGGCATTGATTTTCAAATTGgatcaaagtattaaaaaaaaaagggagaatggCTCTTAATTTTAGGTTAGGTCGAGAAGGAGAGGTAAGCAAATGGGCTCAGAATTCTGCAGGCAGGGAAGATGTGTCTAAGGAGCTCAGCTTGGAGGACTGACTCAGTAGGAAGTGGGAGGCTGAGGCCGGGCTGTGAGGGAAGGTCCTGCCTGGGCAGGTGAAGCCTGGTAATAAGATCAGGTGAGTTCTGCTCTGTCTTTGGGGCTTAAACTTGTGGGTGAGGATGGGtgacatagttaaaaaaaaataaaaggagggagggagttcAAGAACAAGAGGGCCGATTCTGTGTCCTGGATGGATGGAGCCTCTGAAATGACCTACGGCGTGTGGCCCCAGGTCAACAAGGTGTGGGGAAGGTCTGGGAGCTGGAGTGAAGGGTGGTGTCTACCGGGAGCTGGACTGCTGGGGAAACAGGTACAGAAGAGGCTTGGATTTGTATTAAAGAGACTGCAGAGTTCCACGGCCTCGTGACCGCTGGGGACATCAGCAGTGGTCACGCGTGAACAGTGCCCCTGGGACCGGTGGTCCAAGCCACGCTATGGTGGTGAGACACCCAGTAAACACTAAGAATTTCAGATGAATCCAGTGCTCGGAGAGGCAGGACTAATGACAAACTCTTACATTTCTACAGCACTTTgcagtttaaaaataatcattctaTAAGGCGATGATGCTGATTTGATTTCGCAGATTACATAATGGGTTTTTTGCAAGGCTGGTTGGCTGTGAGTCGGCTCAGCACTCGGCATTCAAGTCTTCCCTCCCAAATCCACCACCTGGAATCCACCGCCATCCCCTGGGCCTGGCCCACGACGTTGACAGCAGCTCGGAGCGCCCACCTCTCTCATGGCACAGAAAGGGTGACTACTCGGCTTGTTGCCGCGGGTCCCACGGGACGGTGAGGGGCCGGGTCAGGCTTCTGTGCTCCACGTGGCAGGAGTACGGGGCTTGGTCCTCAGAGgggacccccaccaccacccaggaCTGGTAAGTGCCGTTGCCGCTGGGGAGCACGTCGCCCCCTGACTCAGCCTCCTGGGCGTCACCGGCCCGAGTCCAGTGCAGCTCGATGCTTCGTGGGTAGAAGTCGTAGGCCAGGCACTTGAGTGTCCTCTTGTGCCCTGGAGCCGCGTGCCCGGTGACCGACACAGAAGGAGACTCTGTGGAGGGACAGGGTGTGGGTGCCGAGGGCCTGGCGTCTCCCTGCCCACGGCTCCCCACCCCGGCGTCAGGGGTGAGCAGGACTTCTCCTCGAAGGCCGGGGCCCCCTGCCACCCTTCCCGAGACCCTTCCCCACTGCGTCAAGGGCCCTCTGTGGCTACGCTATTCCCTACCCAGCTTGCAGCATGTATGACTTCCGAGGTCAAGAAGTTGTGAATAGGCCAAACGTTTTCCTGTTCTTTCCCCAAAACGGGCTCTGTGCCCCCCATCCCCGGTCTCAGCCCTGCCTCTTAGTTCTGTCTTGggctccatccatccaccccatCATCCTTCCGACCCTTCCCTGCTCAGGGCCGCGACTCTCTTCCTTGTTTCTTCTCCAGTCAGCCTCAGCTCATGCCAGCCCATCCTGCTACCCCTGTTTCCATCCTTACGGGGCAGGCATTGCACACACCTGCCTTCTCTCCATGGCCAAGCCGGGCGGTGGTGTCACCGGGAGAAGGGACTGCAGGGTCTGCCTGGGATGGTCTCCCGGGCACCCACCTGAGGTTGCCCTGGTCTTTCCCAGCAGAGCAAGGGAAGGTTGGGGCGAGGGAGGGTGGGGCATAGGCAGCAGCGGGTACCTTGTCGGTCCAGGTGGGTCCTGCTGTAGGGCAGGTACCTCCGCAGCATCCCTGGGCACTCCTCTTCCAGGTAGGCCTTGGCCCGCTGCACGTAGACTGCCTCTGCTTCCCACTTCCGCTTGGTGTTCTGAGCTGCTGGGTCCAGAGGGACCCAGGCTGGGATTTCTTTGTCGAACTTGATGAAGTCCTGGCCATCGTAGGCGTACCCCCAGAATGCTCCACTACTTTCGTTATTCCGGAGCTCACAGCCGAATGCTCCTTGAAAGGTGTGAGACCCTGCACCCTCCCCCCGGCCCCGTGAAAGTCAGCCAGCCAGCTGGGCATCAGTTATGCCTAAAGAGCTCTTCCTCTTGCACAGTCTGCCACCAATAGCCTAgatagcaggggcttccctggtagcacagcagtaaagaactcgcctgccaatgcaggagacacaggttcgatccctgggccgggaagatcccctggagaagaaagggcaaccccactccagtattctttcctgggaaatcccatggacagaggagcctggtgggctacggtccacggggtcacaaagagtcaggtggGACTTAgagtctaaacaacaacaagactaGACAACCGAGCAGTGTGTCCATGGTCGAGTAGCTCGTGACTGGGGGAGCCACCACGTGAACCCAGGACGCACTGCAGGCTGCCTCACTCTCCACCCCACATCCCTGGGCAGGGGTGAGTCTGGCACACAAAGAGGGACCCGCCTTGGATGGATGGGGGTGTGGAAGGGAGAGCTCAGAAGTGCCCGGATTCGTCCTGACTCGGCCCTGGGAGTGAGGACGGGGAAAGCAGGCAGGCAGGTGAGTGTGGGATGCGGGAGAGGCACGCAGAAAAGTCTGTGTGTTTCCGCTCGTGCTTCCCGATCCTCCTTTGGGAGGGCCTGCTTCCATCCCGCTCACAGTTGCGGGGCTGCCTCTTGAGTGGAGCCCCTGCACCCCCGCAGCCTGTGGTCCACTCACCTTCTCTGTCCTTGTAGTAGTCCATGATATCGCTCAGGGTCTCCATGAAGATGTCCTCTCTGGCCCTCTGAAGGGCACTCTCCTTCTCCCAGTCCTCCATTCCTTCCACCTGACTCCATGGCGCCAGGGGCTCGGCCCTCCTGCCTTCACTATTGTAGTGGAAGAAGGGCTGGTCATTGAGGTAGGCAACGGCCTGGAAGCTGGGGAAGCCCTCACGGGGCTTGGACAGCCCGGTGTAGAGGAAGCTTAGAGAGTAATTCCCTGTGAAAGACGAGAAGGACTTTGAGGAGTGGCGTCCCTGCAGGCGAGTCTGGTGCGGGGCAGCAGGGGGCCAGGAAGGGAGGGCACCGGGCCTCCCCTCCTCAGCTCTGTCCACCCGCTGTCAGCCGCAGACCGCCGGAGCCTCCCCCAAGAGAAGGGGCAGCCTTCTGTCCTGGGGATGATAGTTCAGAGCCCATTGTGGGCCTTCACTGCATCTTGTCTTCTTGACAAATAAGCAGATAGTATTTCTCAGCCTCCTTGTAGGTGTATTGGGACCAGGTGGTTGAGTTCTGTCAAAAGGAAGTGTGAGTGGGCGTGATGTCTTTTGGTCCAAGGCCCCAGGAGCTGGTTTGCTACATCTGTCTCTCCCCCTTTAGGCGATGGCTGTGGAGGCCACAGGATGAGACAGAAGAATCCCAAGATGTAAACAGCCTGGATCCCAGAGTCATCCTATGGAAGAGACTGCCTGATGTGGCTTCAGTTTTACACGAGGATTTGCCTGATCTGTATGCAACTTCACATGAGCAAGAAATAATCCATATCTGATGGATTAAGCCACCTTGAACTTTTTTACTGGAGCATAGCCTAGTCTAACTTGACAAATATATGTAGTTAGAAGGTGCTGGAAGGACAATTTGCTAGAAAACTCAGGGAATGACCTAGAGTAGCTTGGCACAGGGTGAGACCAGGATGGATCTCAGAATTCCCAGGGCTGTAACTTGCCCTTTGGTGTGAGGTGGAGACTGGGAGAGGGGGGAGCATTCCCACAATCAATTCCATAATTGATTCATCCTATAACTCACATGGGTGTTAATCATGTTGGAGGTCGTACGGCAAAATCCTAATTCAACTATTATTTTTGCTAATTAGTTTCTAAATGTGATGATCGTTTAGCTCAGTAGACCTcaagtaaagcagattaccctctGTAACGTGGGTGCGtctcatctaatcagttgaagaaCCCAAGGGGAAAGACTGAGTCCCCTGAAGTAGAAATTCTGCCTCAGGTTGCCTTCAGATTCAAGACAGCAGTGCCAGCTCttctctgggtctccagcctgccgACCTGTCCTGCAGGTTTCTGACTTGCCAGCTCAGCCCCACAATTGTGTTAGCCAATTCTTAAAACACAATTGTGTTAGCCAATTCTTAAAATAAGTCTTTTTCTCCAGAGTCCTATTAGTTCTGTTTCTgtggagaaccctgactgatacagagTTTGGTGTAGAGGGTGACATTCTAAAGGTGATTGATTGTTATAAAgttaacataaaacataaaacttgcACGGTTTTATCTTACATTTATTCATCCTGAAATTCTGTGTGCCAGAGCCAGACTCATTTCCCTGTCCTGGAATAGGCCCTTATTCCTTCCAAGCTCCAGCCGGCTTCTTTCCTAGTCATCCGCCTGCCTGGCCCAGAGGAGTAATATCTGAACTGTGGAGTGAGGGATGAGTTTTCTTCTGGAACCATCTCTCCAGTTTATCTGCCTTCACGTCTGCCCCttggggtctctctctctccccctgagTCTCGGACAGGTCCACCCAGTGGTCAGAGTGAGGGAAGGGATGAGAAGTTCTGCTTGTGTGGTTCCTGCTCGGTTcgggctgtgtgaccctgggcaggtcaCTTTGCatctctgggtcttagttttgttTATCCTGTAAATTAAGAGTTTTAGATTCTGATTCCTTAAGGTCTTACTTTGCCTGAGTCCAGAGGCTCCCTGAGTGCTTCTGGAAGTGTGTGAGTTGAAGTAGTGAGGCGCCTGGGACACCCGTTCCTGTGTACCCTTGAGAGTCCCGGCCACCTGGGGGCCCTTCTTGAGCCCATCTGTCCAGTTCATTACCTCCCCTCCGTTCTTCTCCAGACCCACCGCTTGCTTCCCCACTCACCAGCCTGGGTCTCCTCGGGGACTGCAGGGCCCAGAAGTAGCAGCAGGGCCAGCAGGACAGGCACCATCGTGCTCACCGTCCAGCTGGAAGGTTCTGGACTTCCCCTGGTCCTGGAGCAGGCAGCAGACAATGTGGAGAATAGAGCCAGGTGTAGCTACGGGAATGGCTGGGCTTTGAGCCTGGTCAGGGGTGGGGCCAGGGAGGGGCGGGAATCCACAGGCCAATGAGAGGTGTCAGAAAGGGCTGTGAGTGAGAGAAGAGGGTGCACAGGCCAGGCTGGGGGGGTCTGTGCTCAGCGAGTCTGCAGACCATCTGAACACGAGAGCTGAGACGGCTGATCTGGGGACCAGGGTTTGGGTACCCCAGTGTGGAAGAATGTCAGtgggctgggtgtgtgtgtggcaagTGGCAGATGTCTGGGGCGTGTGTCACCCTTCTAGCCTCTCTGACATCCCCACCCCGGGGTTCATAGAGGGAGCTGGGTATTGTCAAGCCACGCTTCACCCTTCTCCGCTGGCAAAGCCTGGGCCTGGGTAGACCCCAGCCCAGGTgcgaccccctccccaccccacccacccccgctGCTCTGCCAGAGCTCTGCCTCCTGGCCCAGCATTTCCATCAGAGAAGTGGGCACAGCCAGAGGCCCCTTGTGTGGCGCCCCCAGCAGCAGAACAGGCGCACGTGGCCCGGGCTCAGGGCAGCAGCCGCTCTCTCCCTGGACACCGACTCAGGGGTCAGTGAATCAGAGAAGCAGCCGCAGCAGACGACCCATCCTGGGGGTCTTGGTGGCTCCTGGAGGCAGTGGGGCAGCAGTAGCCCCGGGGGCGTCCCGCGTCCCCTGTGGCGTCTGGTGGCGGCACAGGTGTACCCAGGACCAGTTGCATGGTGCAGTGCCTGGCAGCAAGAAGACaatcaatgaacatttagaaaaACAGATCAATGGATCCGCaatcaaagacaaaaagagaTGGCACCAGACCTACTTGAGGGGCACTGAGGCCGACTTGGTGGAAACGGATCGAGCAGTTGGGTGGTAGGATGGTAGATGCAAAAGGGAGGCTTGAGTCAGAGTTTTGGGGCCACAATCCTACGGGCGCCCAGTGTCCAAGGAACGAGGCACATTCCTTGATCGTGTCTTTTCAGTCCCAGTCTCTATTCTCTGCACACCCATCCCTCTCGGTTAGCAGTTCTTAGCCTTTTATGCCATctactcaggcttccctggtggctcagatggtaaagaatccacacacaacacaggagacctgggttggattcctgggttgggaagatttccctggaggagggcatggcaacccactccagtattcttccctagtcctatccccgtggacagaggagcctggtgggctacagttctgagacatgagtcggacatgactgagtgacaaagcacagcacagcacagcgaGCTACTCCCTTGCTAGTTATTCTCaagataattattattttttaatgttaaaattttatttatttataaaagaaattttatgatgctaaagctgaaactccaatactttggccacctgatgcgaaaagaccctgatgctgggaaagattgaaggcaggaggagaaggggacgacagaggatgacatggttggatggtatcaccacttgatggacatgagtttgagcaaactctgggagttggtgatggacagggaagcttggtgtgctgcagtccatggggtcacaaagagtcggacgtgactgagcgactctactgactgataaaataaaaaatttccttcaaggtaagtttttttttggctgctccacgcagatcttaattccccaaccaggggttgaacctgagttcTCAGCAGCGAGAgcgcagagccctaaccactggaccgccagagaattcGCAAGATAATGtttaatgcataaaataaaacataggaTACAGAGAAAGCCCATCACGTGCAAATGCAGGTTTTCCCATGCACTCCTGGGAGTTGATGGGCTGTCTGCAGTGGGGTCCCTCAAATACAGAGCAACACGCTCTTCTAAAATGGCTGAGGAACTATTGAGAAGGAGGTAATTTGTGGCAACGAGCCCCTCCTGGGGTGGGTCATCCTCAACTGCACTTGACGATGGTCCCACCTGCTGGAGAATCCACTGGTGGGTCTTTGCTGGGTGGACAGGAGGTGGCCGAGGCAGGACCACACTCGGCTCTCTggacccctccttcctccctgcagtGCCCAGTCCCTGCCGATGGTCCTGCCCTGCCCTCGGGTTGCTTCCTTTGTCAGCAT includes these proteins:
- the AZGP1 gene encoding zinc-alpha-2-glycoprotein; translation: MVPVLLALLLLLGPAVPEETQAGNYSLSFLYTGLSKPREGFPSFQAVAYLNDQPFFHYNSEGRRAEPLAPWSQVEGMEDWEKESALQRAREDIFMETLSDIMDYYKDREGSHTFQGAFGCELRNNESSGAFWGYAYDGQDFIKFDKEIPAWVPLDPAAQNTKRKWEAEAVYVQRAKAYLEEECPGMLRRYLPYSRTHLDRQESPSVSVTGHAAPGHKRTLKCLAYDFYPRSIELHWTRAGDAQEAESGGDVLPSGNGTYQSWVVVGVPSEDQAPYSCHVEHRSLTRPLTVPWDPRQQAE